Part of the Scyliorhinus torazame isolate Kashiwa2021f chromosome 8, sScyTor2.1, whole genome shotgun sequence genome, TTTAGGtctatgcaggtgcgggatttcacgAAGAAGGTTTTCCTGCCTTTTCCGGTGATACTGCCTTCCTCATTGTTGGAGAGGGTGCTGTCGGTAATGGggctggaggtggtgggggtgggggtcaactCACTGATCCACAGGAGGATTTTGAAGGAGGATATGGTGGcattggagggggttaaggccaagtgggagtacGAGTTGGGTTGGAGAAGGGGTTATGttgggaggtgctgcggagggtgaatgcctcaattcATGTGCAAGGCTGGGGTTATGCTgctaaaggtggtacatagggggcacctcatagaatcttagaatctacagtgcagaaggaggccatccagcccatcgagtctgcaccggcctttggaaagagcaccctacctaagcacatACCATCTGatgaagtcaaggatgagccggttgtttgagaggGTGGAGGACATCTGTGAGCAGTGTCGGAGGGATCTGGCCAATCATGTAtaaatgttctggtcctgcctgaagttggagaaattctggaggtttttttcagcaccatgttggtgatcctgcatgtggatttggaaCCTGGTCCcatggaggccatatttggggtgtcggtctTGCCGGAACTGCAGacaggagcgggggcagatgttttggcctttgctcacTAATAGCTCGCAGGcgagtcctgttggggtggaggtcagtctctccaccccgtGCCTCAGCTTGGCTGGGGGATGGAGTTCCTGTACTTGGAGACGGTTAAATTCATTTTGAGGGAGGCAAGTAAGCTGTTCCGCAAGAGATGGGGTTAGTTTATATTACTCTTTAAAgagctggttaccgtcagctggtgaggggggagtgggaaatggggggggtggggtatagTTAATATGTAAAAaatcaaataaaaatattttcaataaaattaTACTCCAGAATTTAATTTTAAACCATGTGGTTCAACTATGAACAACATTTTACAGATAGCATCTCATCATTGTGTTCCAGCAGCAAAGGAATCCATTGTTCCATCAAGTATCCAATCATTTTGATATATCTTTACCTTTATATGCTTCAATCCCATTCACAAGTAGCCAGGTTCCTGGGTTTTCTTTCTTCAGCAAACTGTATAGGAATTTGACTGCACTCATTGAAGTAACCCAGTTTATCACAGTCACACAAAGTGCATGGCATGTCTCTGCATTTTGAAGCCTTTTACAGATAACCATGGTCTTGTGTTGCGATGATTATTATTGTCCTTTTATCTGCACCATGCTGCAATCCTATCCAATCAGATTGTTATCCACAGGTTAAGATAAagaataaattctacttctaataaAAAAGTTACATACTACAAAGAATGATAAGTTGTTGTCAGTTATTTTAAGCAAGTCTTTCAGTCCCACAACCTTGCTGATGTTTCTAAGTCATTAAAGCCATACTTTGACAttaccatggtggcacagtggttaacactgctgtctcacagcatcggggacccgggttcgattccaaccttgggtgactgcctgtgtgcagtttgcacattcgccccgagtctgcttgggtttcctccgggtgctccaatatcctctcacagtccaaagatatgcaggttaggtggcttggacgtgctaaattgccccttaatgtccaaatgttaggtggagttacagggtagGGCACGGGCATGGGCCTTGGagagtgctatttcagagggtctgtgcagactctatgaggcaaatggcctgcttctgcactgtaggaattctatgagaaCTAATGGATTGAAATACTGTACACAGTCTGAACAACCAGGCAGCTATTTTGTTTTGCAGTGGAGTGATattctatttattttattttagtaAAACTGCATCTCTTTTCACATTTTCATATAATTCATTCTAGTTTTTAATATAAAACCTTTGTCGGATTTTTGAATTTAAAAATATACATGCACTTAAGTTTGACCCTGTCTTGTCTTTTTTTAATGATTCTGACAGCAAGGGGAGAAGCACTCTGAAGTCACTTTATTAGTGGGACCAAGATATGGAATAAGCCATGTAATCAATGCGAAAACACACCTTGTGGCACTACTGGCTGACTTCAGCCATGTCAACAAGATTGAGATGTTCTCAGAAGAGGAAAACAATGTTAGAGTTGAACTGAATGTGTTGGACGTTAAGGTAAGATTTAATTGGAGGTGGGGAAGCAAACTGAGAGGCAGGGGAATCTCACCAAGGCAAGTGCTCTAATGTGAGATTTGGTCGGGGGATTAGAGTTTAGACAAAGGGAGTTGGAGGATTATTGATCAGCAAACCAAGGAAAATAACGACAAATCAAATCTCAAAGTTCTAAAACCACCTCTTGTTATTTTATCACTGATAAGTACATTTTTAACTACAAGCAACATTGAAAGTCTGGAATTTTGCATATCTGCATAATAATGAAAGAATGAGGTGAAAATGTCCACTCATTCTTAAATCAAGTATGTAAATCCCGTCAGTTTGACCTGAATTTGACATTAATTTGACATTAATTTTCCATGTTCTAACTCAACACACTGCAGTCGTGGGATTCGATTTCACGCCTTCTCTATGAATGCATTTGACACAAATTTAATTTCAAACGGGTAGTTTTGGTTTTAGCAAGTGACAATGCCGACCCAATCATAGTTACGGTCGCTGCTAAATTTGAAAGGAGATCCATGCATCTTAGATTGCGGCGAAGTGCCAGTCAGTACGCTTCCCTGTGTAACAGTTATTCTTTAAAGGCAAAGGGAGGTTAACTGGTTTAACGAATTGAAATGAGTTTTTCTCGATCTAGACTGAAGGAATCTCAAGCTGCTGTCTTTTTATTTTCAGCCCATCATATTATTAATGGAGTCAACAGATGCAATGAACCTTGCTTGCTTGACAGCTGGATACTACAGGCTGTTGGTGGACTCACGACGCTCCATTTTTAATATGGCTCATGGCAAACGCACTGCAAATAATGAAGCAGGTAGCATCATTAGATGTGAGCGTGCAATTTTTTCTGATTCTATTACATTCAAAATGTTAATTTAGTAATTATTTCCAAATATCAGAGAGTAAATTGTAAACTGGGGCTGATTAGCTCAGTCAGCTAGATGACTAGTGTGTTGCGCAGAATAATGTTGATGGTACAAGTGCAATCCCTGTGCCAACTGAGGTAGTTCTTGGGGCCAACCTCCTCACCAGCATCCTtcatggggagagaggtggagacttGTATATTAGACTGAGAGAATTTAAGCACCAGAAGAGGTCGATAGACTAATAATTGGAAGCTGACACAAGCATGAATTTATGCTATGTTGGAGGGAGGGGAAATTTCCTCCATGCACTATATTTAAAGTAATATAAATTAGTTCATAGTTTTGTTGCACCTAGGGTAAAGGAGATCTTCCCCTGTTGCAACCACATGATTGCATTTGTAAAGAGGTGACAATTTTTAAATATTAGCTCTGAACTTCCTGTTGCCTGTCTACTTACTAAAAAGCTTTGTTTCCATCCATGCACATTCTTGTTTACCCACCTTTTCCCTCTGATCTTCCTCCCTGCTCTCATCAAGCACTGAGTACTGTTGAGGTGTGGTCCAATGCTATGTGACCACCTGTGATCCTAAACAATCAGCTTTGGGAAGCTATTCAACTCCAGACGTCATTACTGTCAAATTCAATTCTGTCTACAGCCAGCCCGTTCACATGCTCACATGCTCTTTCTAGCAGGATTGCTGGAACAGAATCAGGGAATGATGCTGATTTTTAAGCTCCCTAATTTTTTGCTTTATACCTCATTTGGATTCTGCCCTTAATTAACATTTAAAGAAATTTAAAGCAATGGGAATTGAAATGAACTTGGGAGCATATTCTCCCTTCAATGCTGTCACCATAATTCCCTCTTCAATCTACTTTAATAGTATTTGAATTGAATTTAAACCTATATTTTCATTTTTGGTTTTCTTTATGCCCTTACCCATCTAATTCTCCATCTGTTTGAATATGATGCTCCTTCGCAGTTCAATGAGGTCGCAATTTCTAGTATTTTTCTGGTTTATTGTGGCATCTCAAATTAATGTTGACTGCATTCAAAGAGCAGGCGCAGCATAGATTTCCAAGTGTTTCACCCTTGTAGTTTCCTGACTGACCAGCAGTGTCATATCAAGTCCAATAGCTTAAAAACTAAAAtgtacagggtggcatggtggcgcagtggttagcactgctttctcacagcgctgaggacccgggttcgatcacggcccctggtcactgtccgtgtggagtttgcacattctccccgtgtctgcgtgggtctcacccccacaacccaaagatgtgcaggttatgtggattggccacgttaaatttccccttaatttaaAAACAAAAGTTTTTAAAAGATAAACTAAAATGAAGGGCTGATACATTAGGACCTGAATTGTTTGgaagggagcaggggaggggggggggggggggggggggggggtggggggagacttgATCCCTGCCTTCCTAGGAGATTCATGCTCAAAAGAGCATCAAGTGGCTGCAGGTgagactctcctccccccccccccccccccccccccccccccctcccctcactgggcCAGCAACTCTCCAATCCCTGCAGCAACGGTGCTGCAGTGGACAGAGAAAGAAATGCAGCAAGATGCCCAAGACTAAGTCCAGGTACTAGAGGCCCAGATAAGTTCAAGCAGTCCCAGGGCAGGGAGGTTAGCGAAGATCTGGGGTGCATGAAGCGCACCCCCCGCCCCCTAGCCCCAGGAGGAAAAAAAACAGTATAATGAGCAAATAAGAAAACTGGTCTGAACAATTTTTTTCCTTCCGGGCCATACAAATTCAATCTCCACGCCAGCCGAAAGATTGAGCCTGGAAAGGAAATGGCCCTTAAGTTGCCAAAAGCTGGCGATTAAGGGCCTGACTTGGGGCTGGGACGGGCTTCCTGCCCGAGACTTTGTCCAGCCCAGAGTAAAATCGGTGTGTGGTCGGAGCTTGTGAGAACCTGGAGGGAAACCCGTCCCTTCAATTTCACTCTCCACCCCGGGCGGTGCAGGAGCGTGTTATTCTGGCCTTGGATTTATTGGTGTTCGGTTTGTCTTTCGCCAACTACAGCTTATATTCATGCAGTACTTTTAATGTAATATAATGTGCCAAGACACTTCACAGAAGCATTGTAAACTAaagtatgacactgagccacataaggacatATTAGGTCAAATGATCAAAAATATGGCGAAAGGGAGGTATATCATGAGGGGGCATCAAATTCCATGGAGAGCAGGACAGCAAAGGTTAGGAGAGGGGtgatgagtgggagacagtgagtggctgGCAAGTGAGACAGCGAGCGAGACAGTGATGGTTCAGGAGAGGGGAGgtaagtgagagagagcgggaagaGTGCTTTTTTCCAGCTGAGCTTGATCTGTGCCTTCCTTAATGCAGCCAACTGCCTAGGATACTGCTCTCTGAAATTGCAGCATCAGCAAATGCGGCCTAGAACAAATATCTGTCAGGAAATTATTGGAAGCATAGCATGCAGACCACTGTCAGATTGAAGTAATTGTAGCAGAACAAATTTACATAGACAACCTCCAATACAAGTGTAGAAATGGAAATTTATAATGGAGGTGCAAAGCAAGAACACATTGTATGTCTTTAAAATGGGGACCAAATATAGTCCTTGTGCTCTCATGAAATTATCCTGCGGCCTCTAATTTTCCCCCCTGTGCAACACCACAGAAGAGAAACTAGTTTGTTTGTATAATTGTTAATATTAAAGCATTCTGTACGTTATGTGCTTTACAACGATGCTGAATGTTTGTGAATAATtatctctctcctttttttttacATAGACTCAGAATACAAGACTAAACATAATACGCACAGCTTAGAATGGAACTATTCACCGAAAAGTTCATGCCATGTTAGGGCTAAAAAGGAAGATGCTCAGCTATCATCTATTAGAGAATCAAAGCAGAAAAACATAGATTTCTCTGATAATTCAATTTACCATGAAGATTCCAGAGGGGGCTTAATAACTGAGATTACAGATATTAATGACCATAGTCACCTCAGGGCTGAATATATGAATGCTCTGGAAGCTGAAAACAAAGTTTATAACAGGCTGTCCTCCTCTGGGAAAGAACCTATTAAaacagtgcaggaatctcccagGGGGGCAAAGGTATCCTTTGTCTTTGAGGATCACAATGTAGCTGCCTTTAACCCAAGAAACCTTGGATATGAAAGATTGCTGGATGATAGTCCAAGCAATTTAGATCAACAGACATCTATGTACTTGGCCAATGCAAGTGATATTAAATGCTCAGAGTTTTCGTTCCCAGGGATCGATATAGACAACATTGATACAAATGCTGTTTATGCAAACATCCATGATAGCAGAATGTTTGCAAGTGCAGAAAACATAGAAGAACCATTGTTACATGACATCTGTTATTCAGAGACCACCGATGATGCTGAGGATGAGGATGAGGCCAGTTGTGAGGAAGATATTTCACTTGGAGAGGCAGACAAAACTGACATTCTCAATATTTCTGGGTCTAGTGATGATATAATAGACTTAACGTCACTTCCTCCACCTGGAGGTGATGATGACGATGAAGATGATTTTCTCCTTCACACGCTGAATATAGCAATCGCTGCCCCTCCACCCGGTTTCAGAGATAACAGCTCAGATGAAGAAGATGGCCAGCATCAACCAGTGCAAAGTGCACTTGAGACTGCCCAGACCAAATGTTCTCCAAATGATGACATCCCTGTGTCACTCATAGATGCCGTTCCGACACAGGCCGAAGACCAGAGTGGTGAGCAAGCATTGGATGATGCAGTGGTGTCCACTTTGCAAGCATTGGAGGCACTGGCAGCTTCTGAGGAGCAATCCGTCCAGCAAACTGATGACAGTTCAGGTTCTTTCACCATAGTAACATTTATTCATTGACTGTCATAATGTTCCATCTGTAAACCTGTTAACAACTTGGAAACATTCCAGAACAAATTTTGCCATCAGTGTGTCATCCCATTTTCTGATCTGGCATGCTAATGGAACAGTCTTAGTTGATATTTCATGCATTGGATGCTTTTTATGCACTGAAATTTAAGAATGCTAAACAGTTTGTTTAATAAATCTATTTTATTAAGATTAAAAAAGTGCCTGTGATGAAGTAATTAATTGGGTGTTTATTCTCTTATGGCATACAGGTGTAGTGATATTAAGAGCTTATAGCCCTGAGTCGTCATCGGATTCTGGCAATGAGACAAACTCCTCTGAAATGACTGAAAACTCTGAGGTAGCCTCAGCACAGAAGCATTCTGAGGGTTCCATGCATATGGTTGTGGCCACCAGTGAAGGTTATCAACAACTTCAAGAAGAGCAAACTGAATTCCCAATCTCTCAGAACGAGAACGTAGGGCCCACTTCTAAAATGATTCCAAAAGCCACACATTCCTTGGCTGCTCAACGGGGCAGCAATGCAAAATCCAAAGTTGTGCCTTCGAAACAAATTCTTCCTTCTGAGGAAATTGAGATGGAGCCAGAGACGATGGAGACAAAATCTGTCACTGACTACTTCAGCAAATTGCAGATGGGGTCTCTGATGTATTCTTGCCCAAGTAAGCAAAAAAACAAGACAGGTGATACTAGTGTCAAGATAGCATTTGATGGTAGCATATCAGTGAAAAGGCAGCACGGCAACAGAAAGACAGAACTGGGCGATGACTTGTCATCCAATGGCAAATACAACACATTGATTACAAAGAACAGTCATGGTACAGCCACTTTTGACTTAGAAAGCACCACTTTCCGTAGAGAGACACAAAGTTGGTTTCAAGTTTCAGGGGAAAAAATGACTGATAAGCATTTCCCGGGGTTAATTAATGGTAAAAGTTTTCACAAATCGTGCGTAGTTTCCAGAACGGAACTTGAAGGGAAGGAAGCTGACACTGAAATAGATGATCGTTGTTCCTTGGCCAGCACGTCCGGGCTTGGACGTGATGAAAGCTTTCTTTCTGATACCACTTACATGTCTTCAACCAAACACCTGACTGATTCAGAAGACACAGAGCTTTTCCCCGATGATCACTCGTCAGAGCTTCCAGAAGCTGAGCAGAGTGTGACTAGACTTTGTGAATACCATATGACAAAAAGAATGTCCTCTTTACAAAGCGAGGGTCATTACTCCTTGCAGAGTTCCCAGTGTTCTTCAGTAGATGCAGCCTGCAGTACGGGCAGTAGTACGTGTGCCACCCCAGTGGATTCCCCCCTCTGTACAAATGATATTAAGCACATATTATCGGAATCTTCTCTAAAAGGTCTTGGCTACATTTCAGAAGATCAGCGAACACTCTTGCTTCAAAGCCATGGAACACCATACAAAGATCTGCATCCCCAAGCTGAAGCCATGTGTCATAGGAGAACAGCCCATAACACGCATGCGCCTTCAAATGCTGAACCAATATTTGGTACCATACGTGATGGGTGCCACCGAGTACCCAAGATTAAAGAAACCACAGGTACCTCAGTAAACAGAGATAATATTTACGCAGATGTTGAGCAGCAACATTTAAGATTTGAAAGTAAGTTAGAGAGTGAGGCGAATGATTATTTTCGAGATCAAGAAACGAGTCCTCTTTTGTCAGGTTCACCTCATGAAGTTAGTTCTCAAACTGTTAATACAGATATGGTGGAAAAAGTGTGTAAGTCCCAAGCTGATGATGGTAGTAGTTCATCTCAAGAAATTAAACTCAGCGCATTTCCTCATCTTAAGAGCACACCAATCACATTCCCAAATGAAAATAGCTGTGTAAAGGATCATAAGAAACTTTCTAAGTATTATAGGTCTAACACGTTAACATTCCCTTCCTTAGTTTCAACATCAAAAGATTCAAGCCATTCTAGACACCAGGATTTACTGCCTTCAAGTAAAAGTAGATTACCTAAGAATTCACTGCGTAATTTTAGAAGTATGTTTTTTGCATCCTTACCATCCAAGCTGAGGAGGGAGAATGAGATAGCTAAACAGAGGACTCAGAAACCTAGGCAGCTTGAGGAAACAATTAATAAGGAAAGGAGGCAAGTTGACTGTTTTGACAGACGTGTAGGACAAGATCTGCATTCTGAGCAATGTCTCAGTCTGAGTAAAGGTGCTGCCAGTGAGAATGGAAAAGCTCTGCCTGGAGGTTTTCATGAGAAGCAGCTCTCTGCTGAGGACAAAAAGCAGTGCAACCCAGATTGTAAATTGCAGCATGTTGTCAAGGAGATGCTTAATGATTCTCTGTGTTTTTCTGCCACCCCTAGTGTAGCTTGCACAGAGCCTGAGCAAGAAGGAAGAGGAGGTGCAACTTCAGCATTCACTAAACAATTCAATATCAACAACATTACTCTGCCATCAAACATTTGCAATGATACAATGGTGCCAAGTACCTGCCAAGAGTCACCTGATCGTCCCAAAGTAGAACCAGTGCATACAAAAGCACTAAATAAAACGGCTTGTGAAGTTGGCGGAGGAAGCCTTAAAACTCCTCCCAGAAAGAAGGTGCTGAGGCGTTGCAGCAGCAGTGTTACACCAGGAATGGGAAACGTAGAAACCCTATTAGAAAAATCAAAGACTTCCATAGGATTCCAATATTGCGATCTCCCCGAAATTACTGATCCTCAACCTGTACAGAAAAGAGTTGAACTTCCTCTCGGCGATAGATTATCAAAGAGCCACTCTCAAGGATCAGTGACAACAAATGTATCATGCTGCTCCACGACTGAAGATGGAAAGGAGAGTCTGAGATCATTAGAGATATTTTCAGTGCAAAAGGATTTTCGACACATTAAGCCATTGCCTTTTCCAAAGGTGGAGATGAGCAACTGGAAGTGTCATGGTCCTTTTACCTATTGTTTCCTTAATAAAGACATTGATGCTGAAGATGAAGATGATGGTTATGGCAGTAAGGGCCAATTGTCTTGCTTAGACCAAAATCATCTCTTCTCCAGTTCAACGCAAGCATTCTGTACATCTCCCAGCCCTGCAAATGCCTGGAAAGCTGTGCAACCTACTGTGGGGCCTTGCAGGAAGGCTGGTAGCAGCAAAGGCAAAGAGGAAGAGCACACCGAGACTAATGACATGACATTTGATAGTAGGATTGCCCGAATTAATGCACTAAAGGACACAGGGTATGCATTGCCAGGTGGATTTCTTGCAGCACAGAAAGATGCCAGCGAACTGCTGTCTCTTTTGCAGGCAGGCATTGGACAAAAAGAACACATCAAAGCAGACCTTCATCAACTCCGATTTAGCCAATACAAGCAACTGTTGTCAGTCGAATCCAGAGAGTTGGGAAGTGCTTGCAGGAAAATGGTGGCTGCAGAAAAAAGCCCAGAGGAAATGCTCTTAGCTATGACGTCCAGCTTCCAAGTACTGTGTTGCTTAACAGAAGCCTGCATGCGATTAGTTAAAGTAATGAATTCTGAAACACAGCAACAGGAAATCGTTGCTAAGGTAGACGAGGTTGTAATGAACTATATTTGTCTACTGAGAGCTACTGAAGCAGTATCTGGAGCAGCCCCCATCAACCCTAATGTTAAGGTTTTAGCGCAACATTCAATCACCATGACAACTATCGTAAGCACACTAACCCGTTCACTTAAAATGCTTTTAAATAAATAAGATGCAAATTGTACTTTAAAATGTACCCTTGTAAAGCCATACATAGAGTTTACTGTTAAGTGTGGGGCGACCACACTGACTGCTATAAAGGAAACGTGGTTCATGTGTACATTATGTTTTATATGATGAGGCTGTGAGATATTCAGATGTTATACAGCTCAGTCTGCTAGAACTGTAATGTAATTGAAACTCCCTTTCTGATGACAAGGAGGTATAGAAAGCAATGGTATAAAAATTAGTTATTTTTCATATGGTACCCATGCTCCAGAATGGTTGAGTGGCCTAACCAAAAGAGTGTCAAGATCCCCTAGTACTATAACTgccatttgggggggtggggggagggaggggttggggggctgTGGCTATTTGTCACACATGTGATACTGCATCACTCTGTAAATAATAATTATCTAAAATTTTAAAGTATGCTTTTTAACCAATGCAGATAATATAAACAATAAACGATTAAATTGATCTGTCATGTCTTATTATTGGGCGGACTAATCATGAAAAATTAAAGATGTGCATTTCCTGCCTCCTGCTTTGATTTGTTTTTGCAATAATTGCTTCGCACAAAAACACAATTGACGAATATTGTAATCTGATAGGAGTGTGGAAATTACATAATATGGGGAAATATTTGTAGAGAATATGATTTTTTTCAAGTAGTTACACTGtattaaaatgtatttttaaacaaAGCCCTACAACGCCTTACAGGATTTTGTTAGAACCAGCTGACTTACAAATAATGACTAAACATGAAAGCATTTTTTAAATAGTTGAGCTTTTGTATGTCATGTTCTACTATccatttcagtacttcccaatCACAAGAATCCTTGCACTTTAGAGGAGTGTATCTGTACGTAGGTATTCTTAAACAAATAAAGAAGGCTGTTTTAGACAGAAGGCTCATTTCAGTCTTCAAATAGGGGTCCTAGGACCATAATTGCCATTTAAGTTGCGAATCATCGAGAGCAGGAGCTATGCACACTCCGATCATTTCCATTGTCGACAGGGGCAGCGACCCAGCCTAAGCTTGATACTTCTCTCATTTGAAAACTAGTTGAGCTACTGACACCCCAGGAACTCATTCCGAGGTCGCCTTACCACTGGCCGAAGGCAACCTGCAGGCTGCAAGGAAGTCCTTCTCAGTGACGTTGTGAATTTGACTAATGGGGAACTAGAATATCAAACCCAATTTGTGATGTTATGGAAGAGAGGGGAGTATGAGAACTGTCCCAGACCAAGCAGCCTCGAAACAACAGGAGCAACTTGAATATATGTGGTGCCTTTAACATAGAAAAACCTTTCAAGTTGCTACACAGAGGCTTAATCAGGCAAAAATAAAGCTATTAAGAACATGTCATGTTAAAGCataaaacagacaaaaacaaagaGAGACCTTTATATCTATCATCAGTGCCAATGAGAAGCTGCATATCCATACATGCAGGAGACTGTACATTTTTCATTGTAATTTATTACTCTATTAAAATTGGAACTCAAGGTTTTCAAATGTTTGCTTTCCAAGAATGCGACTTCAATAGTGACAAAAAAGTAGCAGCTTTCACATTGCTCCTCCATTAATGAACTGAATTTAACAAAACTGACATTTGTTTTCTTTTTACTATTAATCAGTGCTAAACATGTTACACCTAATTATATCAACATTTTTACTCACATCTTCACCAACATTACATACAAACAAAATGCAGaagtaggcccctcgagcctgctccgccatttaataatatCGTCGCTGATCTGATAGTCACCTCAAATCTGCATTCCCCACTACACCCtgacaacctttcacccccttgcttaacaagaatatatcaacctctgccttaaaaatattcaaagactctgcttccatcacTCTTTCAGGAAGAAAGTTCTAAAAACTCATGACTCCTCTTGAGAGAAAACATTTCAGCTCATTGACAAAAACAAGAACATTCACCCCTTCATTTGGAGTTTATGGCATTAAGGCTGGTGTGCCAATTTAGATGTATACTCGTCACTTTAAAATGTGAAATTAATGACTATTACATACATTGATAATATGGACAACTTGTCTATATTAATAACTTTGATGAGGGGACTGACTAGTCACATTTGCTGATGATATAAAAATAGGTAGAAAAGCAAGTTGGAAGCAGGATATGGAGAGTCTGTGGAGGGATATAGATCGATAAGTGAGTGGACAAATATCTGGCAGATGCAGTAGGATGTGGTAAAATGTGACGTTGCCCATGTTGGCAGAAAGAATAGAAGAGTAGAATATTTTTAAATAGACTGCAgaatgctgtgatacagagggatataggtgtccttgtacatgaatcagaaGAAAATTAGCATTCAGGTATAACAAGTAAAatctgttggcctttattgcaaggggttggagtataaaagtaggtaaATCTCGCTACAACTCGACTGTGCACTCTtgcgactgcacctggagtactgtgcacatttGTGGTCTTCTTATTTAAGGAGTGATACGCTTACATTGGAAGGCGTTCAAGGAAACTTCACTGGGCTAATTCCTGGGTTGAAGGCTTTGAACGGGATATCAGAATGCATTCCCCAATGGGACGGAGACGTCCATGGTGCGTGCCGATGGggaatgtaaataaatgcaaacggatcttaatgacccatttgcacatATTTAGCGGGCCCAGTGCCCTATGCTCCAGACTCCTGTGATCTCCAGGGCCAAGCTCACAGAGACCATCCGAGTCAAACCgagaaccactcccccccccccccccccccccccccccccccgcaacaatgcactgcctgcccatgcCTCCTCAAGCAGATCTCCCCACGCCCATCCTCCACCACAGGGACTCCTATAACGTGGGACCCACTTAGGAACACCTGTACTAAGGA contains:
- the frmpd4 gene encoding FERM and PDZ domain-containing protein 4 isoform X5, with the translated sequence MKRDPVLGFGFVAGSEKPVVVRSVTPGGPSEGKLIPGDQIIKINDEPVSTAPRERVIDLVRSCKESIILTVVQPYPSPKSAFMSAAKKARLKSNPVKVRFSEEVIVNGQVPDTVKDNSLLFMPNVLKVYLENGQTKSFRFDNSTTMKDVILTLQEKLSIKCIEHFSLMLEQRTEGEATKLLLLHDQETLTQVTQRPGSHKMKCLFRISFVPKDPIDLLRRDAVAFEYLYVQSCNDVVQERFGPELKYDVALRLAALQMYILTISTKQSQKVSLKYIEKEWGLETFLPPMVLQSMKEKNVKKALSHILKANQNLVPPGKKLSALQAKVHYLKFLSDLRLYGGRVFKAMLVQGEKHSEVTLLVGPRYGISHVINAKTHLVALLADFSHVNKIEMFSEEENNVRVELNVLDVKPIILLMESTDAMNLACLTAGYYRLLVDSRRSIFNMAHGKRTANNEAGSIIRYSEYKTKHNTHSLEWNYSPKSSCHVRAKKEDAQLSSIRESKQKNIDFSDNSIYHEDSRGGLITEITDINDHSHLRAEYMNALEAENKVYNRLSSSGKEPIKTVQESPRGAKVSFVFEDHNVAAFNPRNLGYERLLDDSPSNLDQQTSMYLANASDIKCSEFSFPGIDIDNIDTNAVYANIHDSRMFASAENIEEPLLHDICYSETTDDAEDEDEASCEEDISLGEADKTDILNISGSSDDIIDLTSLPPPGGDDDDEDDFLLHTLNIAIAAPPPGFRDNSSDEEDGQHQPVQSALETAQTKCSPNDDIPVSLIDAVPTQAEDQSGEQALDDAVVSTLQALEALAASEEQSVQQTDDSSGVVILRAYSPESSSDSGNETNSSEMTENSEVASAQKHSEGSMHMVVATSEGYQQLQEEQTEFPISQNENVGPTSKMIPKATHSLAAQRGSNAKSKVVPSKQILPSEEIEMEPETMETKSVTDYFSKLQMGSLMYSCPSKQKNKTGDTSVKIAFDGSISVKRQHGNRKTELGDDLSSNGKYNTLITKNSHGTATFDLESTTFRRETQSWFQVSGEKMTDKHFPGLINGKSFHKSCVVSRTELEGKEADTEIDDRCSLASTSGLGRDESFLSDTTYMSSTKHLTDSEDTELFPDDHSSELPEAEQSVTRLCEYHMTKRMSSLQSEGHYSLQSSQCSSVDAACSTGSSTCATPVDSPLCTNDIKHILSESSLKGLGYISEDQRTLLLQSHGTPYKDLHPQAEAMCHRRTAHNTHAPSNAEPIFGTIRDGCHRVPKIKETTV